From a single Alloactinosynnema sp. L-07 genomic region:
- the pssA gene encoding CDP-diacylglycerol--serine O-phosphatidyltransferase, translating to MAPASPGVRLLPNALTVLAMCAGLSAVQFALRGQLAATIAAIGVAAILDSLDGRIARLLDATSKMGAELDSLADAISFGVAPALVLYVWKFPNNRFGWIIALIFAVCMILRLARFNTLLDDTEQPPYAKEFFVGVPAPAGGLLALLPLILTIEYGDHGAWWQSRWAVAIWAVAVAALLISRIPTLSVKSVRVPPRAIAPLLVGVGLLAAAVITYPMIALATALVIYLLHIPYAARRKHWLANHPEAWDIPPSERRAIKREHGSRRLGLRPVPLYKVAGAARRAVRLPNRNGDRDHPVTPEPRVAGPVRRRSWRRTGLRRENRP from the coding sequence ATGGCACCCGCGTCACCCGGCGTCCGCCTGCTCCCGAACGCGCTGACCGTCCTGGCGATGTGCGCCGGACTCTCGGCGGTCCAGTTCGCGCTGCGCGGACAACTGGCGGCGACCATCGCCGCCATCGGCGTCGCGGCGATCCTCGACAGCCTCGACGGCCGCATCGCCCGCCTGCTCGACGCCACCTCCAAGATGGGCGCCGAGCTGGACTCGCTGGCCGACGCGATCTCCTTCGGCGTGGCGCCCGCGCTGGTCCTCTATGTGTGGAAGTTCCCGAACAACCGCTTCGGCTGGATCATCGCGCTGATCTTCGCGGTGTGCATGATCCTGCGCCTGGCCCGCTTCAACACCCTGCTCGACGACACCGAGCAGCCGCCGTACGCCAAGGAGTTCTTCGTCGGCGTGCCCGCCCCCGCCGGTGGCCTGCTCGCGCTGCTGCCGCTGATCCTCACCATCGAGTACGGCGACCACGGTGCTTGGTGGCAGTCCCGTTGGGCTGTCGCTATCTGGGCCGTAGCCGTCGCTGCGCTGCTGATCAGCCGGATCCCGACACTGTCGGTGAAGTCGGTCCGGGTCCCCCCGCGCGCCATCGCCCCGCTGCTGGTCGGCGTCGGCCTGCTGGCCGCGGCGGTGATCACGTATCCGATGATCGCTCTGGCGACCGCGCTGGTCATCTATCTGCTCCACATCCCGTATGCGGCGCGGCGCAAGCACTGGCTGGCCAACCACCCGGAAGCCTGGGACATCCCGCCGAGCGAACGCCGGGCGATCAAGCGCGAACACGGGTCCCGTCGCCTCGGCCTGCGTCCGGTCCCGCTCTACAAGGTCGCGGGCGCGGCCCGTCGCGCGGTGCGTCTCCCCAACCGCAACGGCGACCGCGACCACCCGGTGACGCCTGAGCCGCGGGTCGCCGGACCCGTCCGGCGACGATCGTGGCGCCGGACCGGACTTCGCCGCGAGAACCGGCCCTAG
- a CDS encoding phosphatidylserine decarboxylase, whose amino-acid sequence MSDPSQPSSSPVQHAIELTKSIVPPIHPGGRPFVFGAVGATLVVRLLSRRAGVLVAVFTAWLAWFFREPKRVTPQRPGIAVAPADGTVSHVIEAVPPAELGLGDTPMLRISTFLSVFDVHVQRAPATGQIVRALHKEGEFLSADLDKASEVNERNSLHLRTADGHDLAVVQIAGLVARRIICQVADGDKVTAGATYGLIRFGSRVDLYVPAGSRVLVEAGQRTIGGETVLAELASSSEN is encoded by the coding sequence ATGAGCGACCCGTCGCAGCCTTCCTCTTCCCCCGTGCAGCACGCGATCGAGCTGACGAAGAGCATCGTCCCGCCGATCCACCCCGGCGGCCGCCCGTTCGTCTTCGGCGCGGTCGGCGCGACGCTGGTCGTGCGCCTGCTCTCGCGTCGCGCGGGCGTGCTCGTCGCGGTGTTCACCGCCTGGCTGGCGTGGTTCTTCCGCGAGCCCAAGCGGGTCACCCCGCAGCGCCCCGGCATCGCCGTGGCCCCGGCCGACGGCACGGTGTCGCACGTCATCGAGGCCGTCCCGCCAGCCGAGCTGGGCCTTGGCGACACCCCGATGCTGCGGATCAGCACGTTCCTGTCGGTCTTCGACGTGCACGTCCAGCGCGCCCCCGCCACCGGCCAGATCGTGCGCGCCCTGCACAAGGAAGGCGAGTTCCTTTCCGCCGACCTCGACAAGGCCAGCGAGGTCAACGAGCGCAACAGCCTGCACCTGCGCACCGCCGACGGCCACGACCTCGCCGTCGTGCAGATCGCGGGCCTGGTGGCGCGCCGGATCATCTGCCAGGTCGCCGACGGCGACAAGGTCACCGCGGGTGCGACGTACGGCCTGATCCGCTTCGGCTCCCGGGTCGACCTGTACGTGCCCGCGGGCAGCCGCGTGCTGGTCGAGGCCGGTCAGCGCACAATCGGCGGCGAGACCGTGCTGGCCGAGCTCGCCTCATCCTCGGAGAACTGA
- the glp gene encoding gephyrin-like molybdotransferase Glp, translating to MRGRRTRQDGLVPKRVYTAEEYRAEVAALLPPLPVTALPLSDCLGLVLAEDVVAGVSLPPFDNSAMDGYAVRAADVAAVPVTLPVADDIPAGRVDVRPMAAGTVHRIMTGAPMPPGADAVVQVELTDAGTENVLVNAAVPAGRHVRRAGEDVVAGDTVLRAGTVLGPPQLGLAAAVGLGTLPVRRPPRVLVLSTGSELVAAGEPLPPGHIYESNSVLIAAAVREIGGVATVLRFVPDDVEKFRAVIAEHAAGADLLVTSGGVSAGAYEVVKDALSGNGVEFVRVAIQPGGPQGFGVVDGLPVLTLPGNPVSAALSFELFVRPALLGALGHRVVDRPRAKARSTAAMSSPEGRTQYRRGRHDDGMVEVVPVGGPGSHLLSSFAASNCLIEIPVGVAEVALGAEVDLILLD from the coding sequence ATGCGCGGGCGGCGGACACGGCAGGATGGCCTAGTGCCCAAACGCGTTTACACCGCTGAGGAATACCGCGCCGAGGTCGCCGCGCTCCTGCCGCCGCTGCCCGTGACCGCGCTGCCGCTGTCCGACTGCCTCGGGCTCGTGCTGGCCGAGGACGTGGTCGCCGGGGTCTCCCTGCCGCCGTTCGACAACTCCGCGATGGACGGCTACGCCGTGCGCGCCGCCGACGTGGCCGCCGTGCCGGTGACGCTGCCGGTGGCCGACGACATCCCGGCCGGCCGCGTCGACGTGCGGCCGATGGCGGCGGGCACCGTGCACCGGATCATGACCGGGGCGCCGATGCCACCGGGCGCCGACGCGGTCGTCCAGGTCGAGCTGACCGACGCCGGGACCGAGAACGTGCTGGTCAACGCGGCCGTGCCCGCGGGCAGGCACGTGCGGCGGGCGGGTGAGGACGTGGTCGCGGGCGACACCGTGCTGCGCGCGGGGACCGTGCTCGGGCCGCCGCAGCTGGGGCTGGCCGCCGCGGTCGGGCTGGGCACGCTGCCGGTGCGCAGGCCGCCGCGGGTGCTGGTGCTGTCGACCGGCTCGGAGCTGGTCGCGGCGGGCGAGCCGCTGCCGCCGGGACACATCTACGAGTCCAACAGCGTGCTGATCGCCGCCGCCGTCCGGGAGATCGGCGGCGTGGCGACGGTGCTGCGGTTCGTGCCGGACGACGTCGAGAAGTTCCGGGCGGTCATCGCCGAGCACGCCGCGGGCGCGGACCTGCTGGTGACCTCGGGCGGGGTGAGCGCGGGGGCGTACGAGGTGGTCAAGGACGCGCTGAGCGGGAATGGGGTGGAGTTCGTCAGGGTGGCGATCCAGCCGGGCGGGCCGCAGGGCTTCGGCGTGGTCGACGGACTGCCGGTGCTCACCCTGCCCGGCAACCCGGTGAGCGCGGCGCTGTCGTTCGAGCTGTTCGTCCGGCCCGCGCTGCTGGGCGCGCTCGGCCACCGGGTCGTGGACCGGCCGCGGGCCAAGGCGCGCAGCACGGCGGCGATGTCCTCGCCGGAGGGCCGCACGCAGTACCGGCGGGGCCGCCACGACGACGGGATGGTCGAGGTGGTGCCGGTCGGCGGGCCGGGGTCGCACCTGCTGTCGTCGTTCGCCGCGTCCAACTGCCTGATCGAGATCCCGGTCGGGGTCGCCGAGGTGGCCCTGGGCGCCGAGGTCGACCTGATCCTGCTCGACTGA
- a CDS encoding AIM24 family protein translates to MQVRTRHTPAFGVARLLLAPGEAVQADYTALLATSYGVHVDPRGGGGRSKVRPTVFTAPAEGGWVDVAPGLPGEVYSLELDGTAGWCVARGGCLAVTSTLRVDPGWPGFHALFGAEHGFLEHVSGVGTVVLACCGALDVVVLEPGEAITVDPASLLAFTDGTQCRLRAVSQSAPQSVRTGEGLMLDFAGPGRLLTQTRTPRAMAAWLAR, encoded by the coding sequence TTGCAGGTCCGCACTCGGCACACGCCTGCGTTCGGCGTGGCGCGACTGCTGCTCGCGCCGGGCGAGGCCGTCCAAGCCGACTACACCGCGCTGCTGGCCACCAGCTACGGCGTGCACGTCGACCCGCGCGGCGGTGGCGGTCGGTCCAAGGTTCGGCCCACGGTGTTCACCGCTCCAGCCGAGGGCGGCTGGGTCGACGTCGCGCCCGGGCTCCCCGGCGAGGTCTACTCACTGGAGCTGGACGGCACGGCGGGCTGGTGCGTGGCCCGCGGCGGCTGTCTCGCGGTCACCAGCACCCTGCGCGTCGACCCGGGTTGGCCCGGCTTCCACGCGCTGTTCGGCGCCGAGCACGGATTCCTGGAGCACGTCAGCGGCGTCGGCACCGTGGTACTGGCCTGCTGTGGCGCGCTCGATGTGGTCGTGCTGGAGCCCGGCGAGGCGATCACCGTCGACCCGGCGAGCCTGCTCGCGTTCACCGACGGCACCCAGTGCAGGCTCCGCGCGGTGAGCCAGTCCGCGCCGCAGTCGGTGCGCACCGGGGAGGGTCTGATGCTCGATTTCGCCGGCCCCGGCCGCCTGCTCACCCAAACCCGCACCCCCCGAGCGATGGCCGCGTGGCTAGCCCGCTGA
- the groL gene encoding chaperonin GroEL (60 kDa chaperone family; promotes refolding of misfolded polypeptides especially under stressful conditions; forms two stacked rings of heptamers to form a barrel-shaped 14mer; ends can be capped by GroES; misfolded proteins enter the barrel where they are refolded when GroES binds), whose amino-acid sequence MAKLIAFDEDARRGLERGLNILADTVKVTLGPRGRNVVLEKKWGAPTITNDGVSIAKEIELEDPWEKIGAELVKEVAKKTDDVAGDGTTTATVLAQALVREGLRNVAAGADPLSLKRGIEIAVEAVIEQLHKNAKEVETKEQIAATASISAGDTTIGELIAEALDKVGKEGVITVEESNALGMELELTEGMRFDKGYISGYFVTDPERQEAVLEDPYILLFGSKISSVKDLLPLLEKVMQSGKPLLIISEDVEGEALATLVVNKIRGTFKSVAVKAPGFGDRRKAILQDIAILTGGQVISEDVGLKLENADIALLGKARKVVVTKDETTVVEGAGDAEQIQGRVNQIRAEIEKSDSDYDREKLQERLAKLAGGVAVIKAGAATEVELKERKHRIEDAVRNAKAAVEEGIVPGGGVALLQAAEAAFAGLKLEGDEATGANIVRVAVEAPLKQIAINAGLEGGVVVEKVKGLPQGHGLNAATGVYEDLLAAGVPDPTKVTRSALQNAASIAALFLTTEAVVADKPEKAGSAPAGDPTGGMDF is encoded by the coding sequence ATGGCCAAGTTGATCGCGTTTGACGAGGACGCGCGCCGCGGCCTCGAGCGCGGCCTGAACATCCTCGCCGACACCGTCAAGGTGACGCTGGGCCCCAGGGGTCGCAACGTCGTGCTCGAGAAGAAGTGGGGCGCGCCCACCATCACCAACGATGGTGTGTCGATCGCCAAGGAGATCGAGCTCGAAGACCCGTGGGAGAAGATCGGGGCCGAGCTCGTCAAAGAGGTCGCCAAGAAGACCGACGACGTCGCGGGTGACGGCACCACGACCGCCACCGTGCTCGCCCAGGCGCTTGTGCGCGAGGGTCTGCGCAACGTCGCCGCAGGCGCTGACCCGCTGTCGCTGAAGCGTGGCATCGAGATCGCCGTCGAGGCGGTCATCGAGCAGCTGCACAAGAACGCCAAGGAGGTCGAGACCAAGGAGCAGATCGCCGCCACGGCGTCCATCTCCGCGGGCGACACCACCATCGGCGAGCTGATCGCCGAGGCGCTCGACAAGGTCGGCAAGGAAGGCGTCATCACCGTCGAGGAGAGCAACGCTCTCGGTATGGAGCTTGAGCTCACCGAGGGTATGCGCTTCGACAAGGGCTACATCTCCGGTTACTTCGTGACCGACCCCGAGCGTCAGGAAGCGGTCCTCGAGGACCCGTACATCCTGCTGTTCGGCTCCAAGATCTCCTCGGTCAAGGACCTGCTCCCGCTGCTGGAGAAGGTCATGCAGTCCGGCAAGCCGCTGCTGATCATCTCCGAGGACGTCGAGGGCGAGGCCCTTGCCACGCTGGTCGTCAACAAGATCCGCGGCACCTTCAAGTCCGTCGCCGTCAAGGCCCCGGGCTTCGGCGACCGCCGCAAGGCGATCCTGCAGGACATCGCGATCCTGACCGGTGGCCAGGTCATCTCCGAGGACGTGGGCCTCAAGCTGGAGAACGCCGACATCGCGCTGCTGGGCAAGGCCCGCAAGGTCGTCGTCACCAAGGACGAGACCACCGTCGTCGAGGGTGCGGGTGACGCCGAGCAGATCCAGGGCCGCGTCAACCAGATCCGCGCCGAGATCGAGAAGTCGGACTCGGACTACGACCGCGAGAAGCTCCAGGAGCGTCTGGCCAAGCTCGCGGGTGGTGTCGCGGTCATCAAGGCCGGTGCCGCCACCGAGGTCGAGCTCAAGGAGCGCAAGCACCGCATCGAGGACGCGGTCCGCAACGCCAAGGCCGCTGTCGAGGAGGGCATCGTCCCCGGTGGTGGCGTGGCTCTGCTGCAGGCCGCTGAGGCCGCGTTCGCCGGTCTGAAGCTTGAGGGCGACGAGGCCACTGGCGCCAACATCGTCCGCGTGGCCGTCGAGGCCCCGCTCAAGCAGATCGCGATCAACGCCGGTCTCGAGGGTGGCGTCGTCGTGGAGAAGGTCAAGGGCCTCCCGCAGGGCCACGGCCTCAACGCCGCGACCGGCGTCTACGAGGACCTGCTCGCCGCCGGCGTGCCGGACCCGACCAAGGTGACCCGCTCGGCACTGCAGAACGCCGCGTCGATCGCCGCGCTGTTCCTCACCACCGAGGCTGTCGTCGCCGACAAGCCGGAGAAGGCCGGATCCGCCCCCGCGGGCGACCCGACCGGTGGCATGGACTTCTAG
- a CDS encoding Uma2 family endonuclease: MTSAGKHATIGPLTVDDWLAADPPIDGSRLELIVGHLHVTPARSGEHQTAAYRIARMVDDALAAPGRHGLCVVPAVAVRISTAWRTALIPDVVVLTKKPIGVSFGADEVALVVEIWSPANRRVERETKFAAYAAAEVPFLWTLDLGDEFRCPVLTAYRWDKGQYIEENVVKPVGTITAAPVPVKLDLADLS; encoded by the coding sequence GTGACATCTGCGGGCAAACACGCGACTATCGGTCCGCTCACCGTTGACGACTGGTTGGCGGCGGATCCGCCGATTGACGGGTCGCGTCTTGAGTTGATCGTGGGGCATCTGCATGTGACCCCGGCTCGGTCTGGCGAACATCAGACCGCCGCCTACAGGATCGCGCGCATGGTCGACGATGCGCTAGCTGCTCCTGGCAGGCATGGCCTGTGCGTGGTTCCGGCGGTCGCTGTGCGGATCTCTACCGCATGGCGAACCGCGTTGATTCCCGACGTGGTCGTGTTGACCAAGAAGCCGATCGGAGTCAGCTTCGGTGCTGACGAGGTGGCGCTCGTGGTCGAGATCTGGTCGCCCGCCAACCGGCGCGTGGAGCGCGAGACCAAGTTCGCCGCGTACGCGGCGGCCGAGGTGCCGTTCTTGTGGACGCTTGATCTGGGCGATGAGTTTCGTTGTCCGGTACTGACCGCATACCGGTGGGACAAGGGCCAGTACATCGAAGAGAACGTCGTCAAGCCGGTCGGGACGATCACGGCCGCGCCGGTCCCGGTCAAGCTGGACCTGGCCGACCTCTCCTGA
- a CDS encoding o-succinylbenzoate synthase, protein MSAKVVPVADVRVYSIPMRTRFRGITVREGILLRGDAGWGEFCPFWDYDDAESAPWLASAREAADLGWPSPVRDRIPVNCTVPVVSPELAFEIVKASGCGTAKVKVAESTLTEDCERVAAVRDALGQGAIRVDANGAWDIDTAITSIRELDRAADGLEYVEQPCRTIEELAAVRKRVDVPIAADESIRRAEDPLRVALAGAADIAVLKVAPLGGVRRALAVAEACGLPIVVSSALETSVGLAAGIALAAALPELNHACGLATLSLLLGDVTSAPLRPTDGWLPVPASAPEPNAHIAADPETNARWLARLDAVAGIRRGRPGPA, encoded by the coding sequence ATGTCTGCCAAGGTAGTGCCCGTGGCTGACGTTCGCGTGTACTCGATCCCGATGCGCACCCGCTTCCGCGGCATCACCGTCCGCGAGGGCATCCTCCTGCGCGGCGACGCAGGCTGGGGCGAGTTCTGCCCGTTCTGGGACTACGACGACGCCGAGTCCGCCCCTTGGCTGGCCAGCGCGCGCGAGGCCGCCGACCTGGGCTGGCCCTCGCCGGTGCGCGATCGAATCCCGGTGAACTGCACCGTTCCGGTGGTCTCGCCGGAACTCGCGTTCGAGATCGTCAAGGCGTCGGGGTGCGGCACCGCGAAGGTGAAGGTGGCCGAGTCGACCTTGACGGAGGACTGCGAACGGGTCGCCGCCGTCCGCGATGCCTTGGGCCAAGGCGCCATCCGCGTCGACGCGAACGGCGCCTGGGACATCGACACCGCCATCACCTCGATCCGCGAACTCGACCGCGCGGCGGACGGGTTGGAGTACGTCGAGCAGCCTTGCCGCACGATCGAGGAACTGGCCGCGGTCCGAAAGCGGGTCGACGTCCCCATCGCCGCCGACGAGTCCATCCGCCGCGCCGAGGACCCGCTCCGGGTGGCGCTGGCGGGAGCGGCGGACATCGCGGTACTCAAGGTCGCCCCACTTGGCGGCGTGCGCCGCGCGTTGGCGGTGGCGGAGGCGTGCGGCCTGCCGATCGTGGTCTCATCGGCCTTGGAAACCAGCGTCGGCCTAGCCGCTGGAATAGCCCTGGCCGCCGCGCTGCCCGAACTGAATCACGCGTGCGGCCTGGCCACGCTGTCGTTGCTGCTCGGAGACGTGACGTCGGCACCGTTGCGCCCGACGGACGGCTGGCTCCCCGTCCCTGCGAGTGCGCCCGAACCCAACGCCCACATCGCCGCCGATCCCGAGACCAACGCCCGCTGGCTCGCCCGTTTGGACGCCGTGGCCGGAATCAGGAGAGGTCGGCCAGGTCCAGCTTGA
- the ligD gene encoding non-homologous end-joining DNA ligase gives MAAKPPAVEIDVGHRTVRISNPDRVYFPARGETKLDLANYYLSVGDGIVRALRERPCMLHRFPEGVAGEKVHQKRVPHGAPPWLETVRVDFPRYGRHAYELCVTELASVIWAVQMSTVEFHPWNSRRADTEKPDEWRIDLDPGPACDFATVQRVAHVAHEVLDDLGAVGWPKTSGGSGLHIYVRIEPRWGFQDVRRAALAFAREVERRAPDDVTTTWWRKDRDPAQLFVDYNQNARDHTIASAYSVRGVPEGRVSAPLRWSEIDDARPDDFTIATMPARFAELGDLHEGIDAAVFEIDQLIEWADRDDRDGAADPGEPDA, from the coding sequence ATGGCAGCCAAGCCGCCCGCGGTCGAGATCGACGTCGGCCACCGTACGGTCCGGATCAGCAACCCCGACCGGGTGTACTTCCCCGCGCGCGGGGAGACCAAGCTCGACCTGGCCAACTACTACCTGTCGGTCGGCGACGGCATCGTCCGCGCCCTGCGGGAGCGGCCCTGCATGCTGCACCGGTTCCCCGAGGGCGTGGCGGGGGAGAAGGTCCACCAGAAGCGCGTGCCGCATGGTGCGCCGCCGTGGCTGGAGACGGTCCGGGTCGACTTCCCGCGCTATGGCAGGCACGCCTACGAGCTGTGTGTCACCGAGTTGGCGAGTGTGATCTGGGCGGTGCAGATGTCGACCGTCGAGTTCCACCCGTGGAACTCCCGCCGCGCCGACACCGAGAAGCCCGACGAGTGGCGCATCGACCTCGACCCCGGCCCGGCCTGCGACTTCGCCACGGTCCAGCGGGTCGCCCATGTCGCCCACGAGGTCCTCGACGACCTCGGCGCGGTCGGCTGGCCGAAGACGTCGGGTGGCTCCGGCCTGCACATCTACGTCCGAATCGAACCCCGCTGGGGCTTCCAGGACGTCCGCCGCGCCGCCCTGGCCTTCGCCCGCGAGGTCGAGCGGCGCGCGCCGGACGACGTGACGACCACCTGGTGGCGCAAGGACCGTGACCCGGCCCAGCTGTTCGTGGACTACAACCAGAACGCCCGCGACCACACCATCGCCTCCGCGTATTCGGTGCGGGGCGTGCCCGAGGGGCGGGTGTCGGCGCCGCTGCGGTGGTCGGAGATCGACGACGCGCGGCCGGACGACTTCACCATCGCCACCATGCCCGCCCGCTTCGCCGAGCTGGGCGACCTGCACGAAGGCATCGATGCGGCGGTCTTCGAGATCGACCAGCTCATCGAGTGGGCCGACCGCGACGACCGCGACGGCGCCGCCGACCCCGGTGAACCGGATGCCTGA
- a CDS encoding NADAR domain-containing protein yields MDGIRYATAEHFMMAGKARLFGDHATAERIIGAESPRAAKDLGREVRGSDDAKRIAQGYPHPGNHPQAAPFPKPQTPPPIDWTRGRPPGLGGGCALGVRPAEAPARWPGLNLLGEALMEVRARLR; encoded by the coding sequence GTGGACGGGATCCGCTACGCCACAGCCGAGCATTTCATGATGGCGGGCAAGGCCCGCCTGTTCGGCGACCACGCCACCGCCGAGCGGATCATCGGCGCCGAGAGCCCGCGCGCCGCCAAGGACCTGGGCCGCGAGGTGCGTGGCTCCGACGACGCCAAGCGGATCGCGCAGGGGTATCCACATCCCGGCAACCATCCACAGGCAGCGCCATTTCCTAAGCCCCAAACCCCACCACCGATAGACTGGACCAGGGGACGCCCCCCTGGGTTGGGTGGGGGCTGTGCGCTAGGGGTACGGCCAGCCGAAGCACCCGCGCGGTGGCCGGGGTTGAACCTGCTGGGGGAGGCCCTGATGGAGGTGCGCGCCCGGCTTCGGTAG
- a CDS encoding PPOX class F420-dependent oxidoreductase, translating into MRKMDRDEWLAFALAGTRTGKLATVRADGMAHVAPVWFLIDERDRIVFNTGANTVKGKALRRDPRFALCVDLAEPPYSYVQFQAEAEISEDLDLSLHWATRLGARYMGEDKAEAFGRRNAVPGELLVFGTITKVIALADIAD; encoded by the coding sequence ATGCGAAAGATGGATCGAGACGAGTGGCTGGCCTTCGCGCTGGCGGGCACCCGCACCGGCAAGCTCGCCACCGTCCGCGCCGACGGCATGGCCCACGTCGCGCCGGTCTGGTTTCTGATCGATGAGCGCGACCGGATCGTGTTCAACACCGGCGCGAACACGGTAAAAGGCAAGGCGCTGCGCCGTGATCCCCGGTTCGCGCTGTGTGTCGACCTGGCCGAGCCGCCGTACTCGTATGTGCAGTTCCAGGCCGAGGCGGAGATCTCCGAGGACCTCGACCTGAGCCTGCACTGGGCCACCCGCCTCGGCGCGCGATACATGGGTGAGGACAAGGCGGAGGCGTTCGGCAGGCGCAACGCGGTGCCGGGGGAGCTGCTGGTCTTCGGCACGATCACCAAGGTCATCGCCCTCGCGGACATCGCCGACTGA
- a CDS encoding DsbA family oxidoreductase has product MRIEIWSDVVCPWCYIGKRRLETALAEFPHRDQVEIVYRSFELDPSAPQVGHESIAEALGRKYGGGAAAGRQMMARVAEVATADGLTFAYDEATHTKTVDAHRLLHLALEEGRQHELKEALLAAYFTRGESMGDHDVLRKAAVSAGLDQGRVDEVLAGDEYAGAVREDIDQARAFGATGVPFFVVDRKFGVSGAQPAEVFTQLLERAWSESNPISLLAQGEACGPDGCAVPS; this is encoded by the coding sequence ATGCGTATCGAGATCTGGTCCGACGTCGTCTGTCCCTGGTGCTATATCGGCAAGCGCAGGCTGGAGACCGCGTTGGCCGAGTTCCCGCACCGCGACCAGGTGGAGATCGTCTACCGGTCGTTCGAGCTCGACCCGTCGGCACCTCAGGTCGGCCACGAGTCGATCGCCGAGGCGTTGGGCCGCAAGTACGGCGGCGGGGCCGCCGCGGGCCGCCAGATGATGGCGCGGGTCGCCGAGGTCGCCACGGCCGACGGCCTGACATTCGCCTACGACGAGGCGACCCACACCAAGACGGTCGACGCGCACCGGCTGCTGCACCTGGCTCTGGAGGAGGGCAGGCAGCACGAGCTCAAGGAAGCCCTCCTAGCCGCGTACTTCACCCGCGGCGAGTCCATGGGCGACCACGACGTGCTGCGCAAGGCCGCGGTCTCGGCGGGACTCGACCAGGGCCGGGTCGACGAGGTCTTGGCGGGCGACGAGTACGCGGGCGCGGTTCGGGAGGACATCGACCAGGCGCGTGCGTTCGGGGCGACCGGGGTGCCGTTCTTCGTGGTGGACCGGAAGTTCGGGGTCTCGGGGGCTCAGCCCGCCGAGGTCTTCACGCAGCTGCTGGAGCGCGCGTGGTCGGAGTCGAATCCGATCTCGCTGCTGGCTCAGGGTGAGGCATGCGGTCCGGACGGGTGCGCGGTGCCGTCCTAG
- a CDS encoding serine hydrolase produces the protein MESVRLVERWPVDNVAVAVVAADGRVLATHGDQERVFRLASVTKLLSAYGVLVAVEEGAIEWDQAAGPATVRHLIAHTSGLAFDSAVVQAEPGVRRIYSNAGFEVLAEFVHTATGIPFADYLAEGVFAPLGMTSTRLEGSAGAGAVSSAADLARFAAELQAPTLVSSLAEATSVAFPGLNGVLPGYGMQKPNDWGLGFEIRGGKSPHWTGLGSSGRTFGHFGQSGTFLWVDPAVGVACVVLTDRDFGPWAIDAWTPFTDAVLAELG, from the coding sequence ATGGAGAGCGTGCGGTTGGTCGAGCGGTGGCCGGTGGACAACGTCGCGGTGGCGGTCGTCGCCGCCGATGGGCGGGTGCTGGCCACTCACGGCGACCAGGAGCGGGTGTTCCGGCTGGCGTCGGTGACCAAGCTGCTTTCGGCCTATGGCGTGCTTGTCGCGGTCGAGGAGGGGGCGATCGAGTGGGACCAGGCGGCTGGTCCCGCGACGGTTCGGCACCTGATCGCGCACACGTCGGGGCTCGCGTTCGATTCCGCTGTTGTGCAGGCTGAGCCTGGTGTGCGGCGGATCTATTCGAATGCCGGGTTCGAGGTGTTGGCGGAGTTTGTTCATACCGCCACCGGGATTCCGTTCGCTGATTACCTGGCGGAAGGTGTGTTCGCGCCGCTGGGTATGACTTCGACGAGGCTGGAGGGTTCGGCGGGGGCAGGCGCGGTGTCGTCGGCGGCCGACCTGGCCCGTTTCGCGGCCGAACTCCAGGCGCCCACTTTGGTGTCTTCGTTGGCGGAGGCGACTTCGGTGGCGTTTCCCGGGCTGAACGGGGTGCTGCCGGGGTATGGGATGCAGAAGCCGAACGACTGGGGTCTTGGGTTCGAGATTCGGGGCGGTAAGAGTCCACATTGGACTGGGTTGGGGAGTTCTGGTCGGACGTTTGGGCATTTTGGGCAGTCGGGGACGTTCTTGTGGGTCGATCCTGCCGTCGGGGTCGCGTGCGTCGTGTTGACGGATCGGGACTTTGGGCCGTGGGCGATTGACGCGTGGACGCCGTTTACGGATGCGGTGTTGGCCGAGTTGGGTTGA